The following nucleotide sequence is from Aspergillus luchuensis IFO 4308 DNA, chromosome 1, nearly complete sequence.
GAATGGAAATGCGGTTTGAGGACTTCCCGTGCAAAAGACTCCAGGTCGACACTGAGAGTTTTGCGAACGGAAATTGCAGGTGTCATGCGTTGGATGTATCGAGATCGCTTCTTTTCAGGGTTGGCAGCTGCGTCTAAGCAAAGTTTATGTACCATTTCCTCTGGATTGATGGATTTGTCAAATCGCACAAACAACACTGAAACATATTAGTGTCTCTCAAACTTAGATCAGTTTTGAGGATAATGAGGGTAACGCACGACACGGCAAATCCATTCTGATGGCATGAAACGGGCGCGACTTGCTCGCACTGGGCTTCAGTCCTTCGACCTCTTTTCTGATCAGGGCCTCgatgtcatcatcctcatcctcctcatccgagtCGGGCTTGTCTCCATGACTGTCACTGCTGGACGACTCCACACTCTGGAGataaaaaacaaaataagTCAGATGGAGGAGCATATTATCAAGCTGCCGGATACCGTGGGTTTCCTTCTATGCGCAAAGCCTGCCCTTCATGCTACTAACCTGCGAGAAAACGTCCACTACCTCTGCCATacactttccttcctttcccaagTCGCACGACACGAAGACTCCCCAGTCGCCTCCCTCAATGCCCGACTTATTGCCTTGTTGGTGTTTCTGCCATTGGCCACCTCCCTGTGCCGCCACACGTTAGATATCAATTACTAGATGGGGAAAAGCCAATGGGGAGATGTCTGTGGTCAACATGCCACGGACATCAGATGGGGCGAacctttctcttcttagCAGGCTGAACGGATTTCCTATCAGGCATGGCTCTCTTCCCTGATCCAGCCATCGACAGATGTTAATGCGCGGTTGAATGAGATGGGATACCGGTACGGGATTTGTGCGTGGGCaagtggggaggggaattgACCGCAGGGAGTGCACGCACGTTGCCCGGTTGTCCGATTTGACAGGGAAGATTCGAGCTTAGTGGTGAGATTAAGCTGGTCCTAGAAGTTCTAGATGCACTACTGGTGACACGAGGGTTCCCAACAGATAAGGGTAGGCATGGCGCGGGGGGGTTTAAAATTCCACAAAAGGAATAGCGGCAAAGCGGgcgatcatcatcccacttgGTGGAGTGACGGCCGGCGACTTGCTGCGTTCTTACTGCAAAGTGGTTTCGGCCGGAttgacttgcttgcttcttgaAACTAGTGCACCTGCTGTTATCAGTTTATCGCTGCTTCCGCAGCATCTCTTACTTCCAGGGTTCCGCCATAGCTTATTTGACAGGAATATACGATcaaaccaccccatccacgcCATCATGGTCGGAGATCTCCTGGAATTCACGCAAGGCATAAAATACCTATCCAGTAGGAATGATCCCGGAGATCCCGCTGCCATTCACTGTCGCATGGTGTGGCTGTTTGCGTGAGTATTGTAGTTCGGTGACACTATTTTTGTCTCGAGTTCCACCTCTACAGCATGACATCACGCGTGCCCTTTCATTCATGACGTACGGCCACACTAGGTTCCAGACCAGACTCCCTGGTTGTGACAGTCTGAGGCACCTATTAATACTCTTTCACTCCTCAAAACAGAGTAAAAATCATCTTTTCAGACACAACCAATACTTCTCGCGCTTCTTTCCATACTAGCTTTATCAATTCCCATCCTCTCGCACTGTTCATTTCATCGTGATGGCGACCGATATCGCTACTCGGGATCTTCGGAAGCCCATCACGGTTGCCGAATACCTCTTCCGTCGTTTGCACGAGGTTGGCGTTCGCTCTGTGCATGGCGTTCCAGGTGCGACTTACCTTCGGGGATTTGGGGAGTGTTTGATCCCGCTAACCATCATGGATTATTCCAGGTGACTACAACCTCGCAGCCTTGGACTATCTGCCAAAGTGTGGCCTCCATTGGGTGGGCAATTGCAATGAACTCAACGCCGGTATGCTTGAACCCATCCTTTTGTTGTGATTGTACTACCTTGTGATGGTGACAAGTATTGACTTGAACAACCTACAGGATATGCCGCCGACGGCTATGCTCGGGTCAACGGAATCGGTGCCCTGATTACCACCTTCGGCGTGGGTGAGCTTTCAGCGCTCAATGCCATCGCTGGTTCGTACTCCGAGTTTGTGCCAATTGTTCATATCGTGGGTCAGCCCAACACCAAGTCTCAGAAAGATGGCATGTTGCTGCACCACACCTTGGGAAATGGCGACTTCAATGTGTTTGCGAAGATGAGTGCAGGCATCTCCTGTACCCTCGGTCGCTTGAACGAGACACTGGAGGCTGCAACACTAATCGACAATGCCATCCGTGAATGCTGGATCCGCAGTCGACCTGTCTACATCAGTCTCCCCACCGACATGATTACCAAGCAGATCGAAGGTGACCGCCTCGACAAACCGCTGGATCTTTCTCTACCAACAAATGACCCTGAGAAGGAAGATTATGTGGTGGACGTTGTCCTGAAGTACTTGCACGCTGCGAAGAAACCCGTTATTTTGGTGGATGCTTGTGCCATCCGTCATCGGGTCCTTGATGAAGTTCATGACTTGATGGAGGCTTCCGGCCTGCCTACTTTCGTGGCTCCGATGGGCAAGGGAGCAGTGGATGAGACTCGTCCGAACTACGGCGGTGTGTATGCTGGCACTGGATCGAATGCGGGTGTTCGTGAGCAGGTCGAGTCTTCCGATCTTATTCTGAGCATCGGTGCTATCAAGTCAGACTTCAACACCAGCGGATTTTCGTACCACATCGGACAGCTCAACACCATTGATTTCCACAGTACTTATGTGCGCGTGCGATACTCTGAATACCCAGAGATCAACATGAAGGGAGTTTTGCGCAAAGTCATCCAGAGGATGGGTGCTGTCAACGCCGCGCCAGTCCCGCATCTCTCCAACACGCTTCCTGAGAGCGAGAAAACTTCGAGCAACCAGGAGATCACGCACGACTGGCTTTGGCCCAATGTTGGTCAGTGGCTGAAGGAGAATGACATTGTCATTACCGAGACGGGTACTGCCAACTTTGGCATTTGGGAAACCCGATTCCCGGCAAATGTCACGGCCATTAGCCAGGTTCTGTGGGGTAGCATTGGCTACTCGGTTGGGGCATGTCAGGGTGCTGCGCTGGCGGCGAAGGAATTGGGCAATCGTCGGACTGTTCTGTTCGTTGGTGACGGAAGTCTTCAGCTCACCGTGCAGGAACTGAGCACCATGATCCGAAACAATCTCAACCCCATTATGTGAGTGTTCCCTACGGTGATAAGATCCAGGTTGTAACGATACTGACCGCATCAAGCTTCGTCATTTGCAATAACGGATACACCATTGAGCGGTACATCCACGGATGGGACGAAAGCTACAATGACATCCAGCCGTGGGATATTGAGGGTCTGCCCCGGGCCTTTGGAGCCAAGGACAAGTACACGGGCTACAAAGTAAAGACGCGGGATGAACTGAGGCAGCTATTTGCAAACCAGGAGTTTGCTTCTGCGCCACACTTGCAAGTAAGTAATACATTGCCCTAGCATTTCAATCCTGTCCAGGAGAGTGCTAACCAAGACGGCACAGTTGGTGGAGCTTCACATGCCTCGTGATGATGCTCCCGCCGCGTTGAAAATCACGGCTGAGGCGGCGGCCACCAGAAACAAGTAACGGAGGATCTCCAGGGCCTTGAGGCAATCTCGCTTCTTCCTGTTAACGcttttctcccctttcttttAGCTTGACCTGTCACTCCTGGAGAGGAACAGACATGACTCTGAAGCGGTAGTGTAATTGCAGAATACGAAATCTAATGAATTCCAGTCAAGTTGTATGCGCACGTGCCCTTACCGTATTGATGATTTGGGGTCTTGGGTGGTGCGTTTAGGGAGTCTAGTGCTTATCATACATTCCCAATGCCAAGGGAAAACATAGTGGAACTAGCTTGatagtcagccagccagcccaacGTGCCGTCTGAGACAGTCCAAAGTTGGGAGGAATGGCAAGCATAGATAAACACATATGGCAACGGACAGTAGTACGAATGTAGTTAGTGAGTCTGAGTACGAACCAGCCCAATTGAGGAGGAATTAAGTAGGAAAAGGGGGTGAGATGAGTAGTTCCCTAGGGCTGAACAACTACGTACAGGGGCAACAACTGTCAGTGACTCAGTGGAATGGAAGGGTTGGCCCACCTTTCACTTGATGGGTCTAAGAAGCCCATGGAAAGGTGACGGAAAAGGGGAGAGACGGCGAGAAAAAGGGACTGACTTTGTTTGGGGCAGCTTATCGGGGGGAGGCCACCACGTGATCGACGGGAAGGACAGACAAGTCGCAGGCGCTAAGGCGGCCAGCGCATCAAAGCTCCTCAGGATTTCCCTGGGCGGGCCGCGACACACGGCGACAGGTTAGATTACTTACTCGTTCCAAAGTATCTACCCCATATGAATCTGGCGAGCAGGCCTCTGTCCCTTTCCTTGACGAAACACCTAATTAATCTATACGGTGGACTGCTAATTTGCCGCCACCTGCCACTAATCCACCGTGCGGTCGAATCCCCAGCGGTTTTGCTAATGGTATGTCTTAGCTTCCCCGTTGAGCCTTCCGCCGCAtcatttcccccccccctctcccctctctccccttcgaCTAGTATTAAGCTAGAGGGGACTGGACTTGTCCCGATTATTAGGGGTTGATTGCCGCAATCTTACCATTTGACTTACTTTTAGGAGATCCAGCTATCTTTAAGGATTTGACACACCCCTCTGAAGAACGCCCAACTTGTTCCTTTCGCTACGGTTTGCGTCTGCAGCTCGACTTGCGTGTGACCTCTCCAGTTtccagcctcctccttccttccccccgtCCATTCCCCGATCAGGTGGAAAAAGCTGATGCCGTCCCTCTGCTCCCTCCGCTCCTGCTTACGTACTGTCGTTCGCTCCGATCTGGACGCTATCTGCGCTTGATTGACGTGCTTCGAGAAGAGGCGATTGCCTGCTCTTCCATCTTGCTCGCTGAAATTACCGCTTCAAGTGCTGCTGGGACCGAGGGGCATCATCGATTGCGTCGTGTCGGCTTGTTCTAGCTCTGACAATGTGGGATTGCCTTGGGTTCTAAGCTTTCATGATCTATCAGTCCCCACTTCAGGGACAAGTTTGATTGCGCTGCCCCGTGAGGTATATGAGAGCAGAACCTTATTGGATTTCCAGGACAACTTGTCTGCCCATTAGACTCCGACATCCGCCTCCTTGCATCAATCCATTGGAGACGTCGCAGACATCGCCATTATGGACGGTCAACGGCCGCAGCAGTACATCCCCGTACCCCCGCCTTCGTCGGCGACACAACCCTCCCAATCGCACATAATACCTttaccaccgccaccgcctcGTTATCCTCCTACTCAGTCGCAGGGCGTTATGCTTCCGCCGCCCCCGGGACCACCGCCCGGGACAGCATATGGCACCTCCAAGCTTACCAATCCCCAACTGCAACATCAGAATACACTTgggtggcagcagcagagctggGCACGGCAGGCACTCTCACAAGGGTAtcttccacctcctccgcctccccctATGGTCCCTGCGAATCAATCTCCATACGGGCGTCCTGCAGCTTTGTCGATTCCCTCCGCTGAAACTCGGACGTCTGCGACTTACGTTCCTCAAGCTGGTACATTTGGTCCGGGGGTCGGGATTCCGCCCTTCGACGTACACTCGAACCCCACGTACGACGGTGCGGGGACAATGCAGCCCAGCGACAGACAGCGgaacccatccacccaagCCTACGAATATCCGGCCACCGACTCTTCTCCGTATAAACGGGATGCCAATGTCCCTGCCACTCCTTCTACGACTCGCAATCTACCTTCCTCTCTAGCTGTCAATGATGGTGCTCATGATATGGCTTCAGTCAACTACTCTGCCACGAACATGCAAAACTCACTACAACAGGCGTCTGCGCCATCTTCGGAACTGACCACATCGGGCAGTCATCGCCATAACCACAATACATTGCTTGGTGGCATGTCGCCAAATGAGGCATCAGTCCAGTGGCCTCTCGATCGTGTCCTCCAATGGCTTGCGAATAACGGATTCTCCACGGACTGGCAGGAAACATTCAGGTCTTTGGAAATTCAGGGGGCCGACTTCCTCGAGCTAGGACATGGGTCAAATGGCCGGCCCAACCTGGGCAAGATGCACCAGGTGGTCTATCCTCATCTTGCAAAAGTGTGCGAAGCAAGCGGCACTCCC
It contains:
- a CDS encoding THUMP domain-containing protein (BUSCO:EOG09264829;~COG:S;~EggNog:ENOG410PJZB;~InterPro:IPR004114,IPR040183;~PFAM:PF02926;~go_function: GO:0003723 - RNA binding [Evidence IEA];~go_process: GO:0006400 - tRNA modification [Evidence IEA]) codes for the protein MAGSGKRAMPDRKSVQPAKKRKGGGQWQKHQQGNKSGIEGGDWGVFVSCDLGKEGKCMAEVVDVFSQSVESSSSDSHGDKPDSDEEDEDDDIEALIRKEVEGLKPSASKSRPFHAIRMDLPCLLFVRFDKSINPEEMVHKLCLDAAANPEKKRSRYIQRMTPAISVRKTLSVDLESFAREVLKPHFHSGGPPKKYAIRPVVRSNKKFNRDIVIKTVADVVGPEHPVDLKNYDLIILVTVIQNVIGMSVAGSDYDRLKKYNLAELYSPAATSEAEAAESTKD
- the PDC1 gene encoding pyruvate decarboxylase 1 (COG:H;~EggNog:ENOG410PHI5;~InterPro:IPR012000,IPR011766,IPR029061,IPR029035;~PFAM:PF02775,PF00205;~go_function: GO:0000287 - magnesium ion binding [Evidence IEA];~go_function: GO:0003824 - catalytic activity [Evidence IEA];~go_function: GO:0030976 - thiamine pyrophosphate binding [Evidence IEA]); the encoded protein is MLLHHTLGNGDFNVFAKMSAGISCTLGRLNETLEAATLIDNAIRECWIRSRPVYISLPTDMITKQIEGDRLDKPLDLSLPTNDPEKEDYVVDVVLKYLHAAKKPVILVDACAIRHRVLDEVHDLMEASGLPTFVAPMGKGAVDETRPNYGGVYAGTGSNAGVREQVESSDLILSIGAIKSDFNTSGFSYHIGQLNTIDFHSTYVRVRYSEYPEINMKGVLRKVIQRMGAVNAAPVPHLSNTLPESEKTSSNQEITHDWLWPNVGQWLKENDIVITETGTANFGIWETRFPANVTAISQVLWGSIGYSVGACQGAALAAKELGNRRTVLFVGDGSLQLTVQELSTMIRNNLNPIIFVICNNGYTIERYIHGWDESYNDIQPWDIEGLPRAFGAKDKYTGYKVKTRDELRQLFANQEFASAPHLQVSNTLP